In a single window of the Streptacidiphilus sp. P02-A3a genome:
- a CDS encoding class I SAM-dependent methyltransferase, which produces MTEHADQGYLLDNRQSEAGIRFGALAELFDPVTFRHVDRLGIGPGMRCWEVGAGGPSVPLGLAERVGPGGAVLATDIDVSWTEKLTGGVIEVRAHDVAADPPPPGGFDLVHARLVLVHVPDRAEALRRMVQALRPGGWLLLEDADPALQPLLCPDESGPEQRLANRLRSGFRTLMAGRGADLGYGRTLPRVLREAGLDEVQADAYFPITSPACTVLEAATVRQIRGRLVAAGIATDEEVDQHLANVATGTLDLATAPLISAWGRRR; this is translated from the coding sequence ATGACCGAGCACGCGGACCAGGGGTACCTGCTGGACAACCGGCAGTCGGAGGCGGGGATCCGCTTCGGCGCGCTCGCCGAGTTGTTCGACCCGGTGACGTTCCGGCACGTGGACCGGCTGGGCATCGGCCCCGGTATGCGCTGCTGGGAGGTCGGCGCCGGTGGCCCCTCGGTACCACTGGGGCTGGCCGAGCGGGTCGGCCCCGGGGGCGCGGTGCTCGCCACCGACATCGACGTCTCCTGGACCGAAAAGCTCACCGGCGGCGTGATCGAGGTGCGGGCCCACGACGTGGCCGCCGACCCGCCGCCGCCCGGCGGCTTCGACCTGGTGCACGCCCGGCTGGTACTGGTGCACGTACCCGACCGCGCCGAGGCGCTGCGCCGGATGGTCCAGGCGCTGCGCCCCGGCGGCTGGCTGCTGCTGGAGGACGCCGACCCGGCCCTCCAGCCGCTGCTCTGCCCGGACGAGTCGGGCCCCGAGCAGCGGCTCGCCAACCGCCTGCGGTCCGGCTTCCGCACGCTGATGGCCGGGCGCGGCGCGGACCTCGGCTACGGCCGGACCCTGCCCAGGGTGCTGCGCGAGGCCGGACTGGACGAGGTCCAGGCCGACGCGTACTTCCCGATCACCTCACCGGCGTGCACCGTGCTGGAGGCGGCCACCGTGCGGCAGATCCGCGGCCGCCTGGTGGCCGCCGGGATCGCCACCGACGAGGAGGTCGACCAGCACCTGGCGAACGTCGCCACCGGAACGCTCGACCTGGCCACCGCCCCGCTGATCTCCGCGTGGGGACGCCGCCGGTAG
- a CDS encoding MOSC domain-containing protein, with protein MSGVVTAVSVDTEHRFSKPNAPVIRLLAGLGVEGDAHLGVTVQHRSRVARDPSQPNLRQVHLLHAELHDQLDGVGFPVKAGELGENVTTRGVDLLGLPRGARLHLGERAVVEITGLRNPCQQINEFQSGLLKQVLGVDENGCVVRQGGIMGVVLAGGEVRPGDDVRVELPPLPHEPLDVV; from the coding sequence ATGAGCGGCGTCGTCACAGCGGTCAGCGTCGATACGGAGCACCGGTTCAGCAAACCGAACGCACCGGTGATCCGGCTGCTGGCCGGGCTGGGGGTCGAGGGTGACGCCCACCTGGGCGTGACCGTGCAGCACCGCTCGCGGGTGGCCAGGGACCCGAGCCAGCCGAACCTGCGGCAGGTGCACCTGCTCCACGCCGAGCTGCACGACCAGCTGGACGGGGTCGGCTTCCCGGTGAAGGCCGGTGAGTTGGGCGAGAACGTGACCACCCGCGGGGTGGACCTGCTGGGCCTGCCGCGCGGCGCCCGGCTGCACCTGGGCGAGCGGGCGGTGGTCGAGATCACCGGACTGCGCAACCCCTGCCAGCAGATCAACGAGTTCCAGTCCGGCCTGCTGAAGCAGGTCCTGGGTGTGGACGAGAACGGCTGTGTGGTCCGCCAGGGCGGGATCATGGGCGTGGTACTGGCGGGCGGCGAGGTCCGCCCGGGGGACGACGTCCGGGTGGAGCTGCCGCCGCTGCCGCACGAGCCACTCGACGTGGTCTGA
- a CDS encoding APC family permease has protein sequence MSDSTLTSTELPPEQRLRRTLNVWQAIGLSMALMAPSMSVNINPQAAAPSVGRAVPLAFLIAAVGVLLVTYVFVRLCQYFHHSGSVYAFVGATLGPRTGVVAGWGLVGTYIFYGVTTSSVVGIFGISFLQRVGAWPHPPTDAPFLLTAVVLVLACWLTIASVRRGTNVLLTVEGATVALILTITAVVLVRLLLGNAPAGHRFTMSVFSVPPGTAPSALFLGVVFGFLSFAGFEAASTLGEESVNPNRDIPRAILGTTLFGGVFFVVVTAVEMMGFGTGKAGVATFGSSTSLIGDLGGSYLGPWVGNLVTLGATISAFGCCLACTVGSARLLFAMSRDGFGSGGLGRVSGRGTPARAAVVISAVMAAILLLCVVAFSAVPEDTFVWGGTIGTLILLVAYGLTTIGAIRLIFVQRRMPVPMWQVVIPLAALGLLGYTLYRNVIPYPASGPGHWFPIVSGCWLLAAVVAVLAAPGPARRLGGRLTDSEGLHPATEES, from the coding sequence ATGTCCGACTCCACGCTCACCAGCACCGAACTCCCGCCGGAGCAACGCCTGCGCCGGACCCTCAACGTCTGGCAGGCCATCGGCCTGTCGATGGCGCTGATGGCACCCAGCATGTCGGTCAACATCAACCCGCAGGCCGCGGCGCCGAGCGTGGGCCGGGCGGTGCCGCTGGCCTTCCTGATCGCCGCCGTCGGCGTGCTGCTGGTCACCTACGTGTTCGTCCGGCTCTGCCAGTACTTCCACCACTCCGGTTCGGTCTACGCCTTCGTCGGCGCGACCCTGGGACCGCGCACCGGCGTCGTCGCCGGATGGGGGCTGGTCGGCACCTACATCTTCTACGGCGTCACCACCTCCTCGGTGGTCGGCATCTTCGGGATCTCCTTCCTGCAACGGGTCGGCGCCTGGCCGCACCCGCCGACCGACGCGCCGTTCCTGCTCACCGCCGTGGTGCTGGTGCTCGCCTGCTGGCTCACCATCGCCTCGGTCCGGCGCGGCACGAACGTGCTGCTCACGGTGGAGGGGGCGACCGTCGCGCTGATCCTCACCATCACCGCCGTGGTCCTGGTCCGGCTGCTCCTCGGCAACGCCCCGGCCGGGCACCGGTTCACCATGTCGGTCTTCTCCGTCCCGCCCGGTACCGCGCCATCCGCGCTGTTCCTCGGGGTGGTCTTCGGCTTCCTGTCCTTCGCGGGCTTCGAGGCGGCGTCCACCCTCGGCGAGGAATCGGTCAACCCGAACCGCGACATCCCCCGGGCGATCCTCGGCACCACCCTCTTCGGCGGCGTGTTCTTCGTGGTGGTGACCGCGGTGGAGATGATGGGCTTCGGCACCGGCAAGGCCGGGGTCGCCACCTTCGGCAGCTCCACCTCGCTGATCGGCGACCTCGGCGGCAGCTACCTCGGCCCCTGGGTCGGGAACCTGGTCACCCTCGGCGCGACCATCAGCGCCTTCGGCTGCTGCCTGGCCTGTACCGTCGGCTCCGCGCGGCTGCTGTTCGCGATGAGCAGGGACGGCTTCGGCTCCGGCGGCCTGGGCCGGGTCTCCGGGCGCGGCACCCCGGCCCGGGCGGCGGTGGTGATCAGCGCCGTCATGGCCGCCATCCTCCTCCTGTGCGTCGTCGCCTTCTCGGCGGTCCCGGAGGACACCTTCGTCTGGGGCGGCACCATCGGGACGCTGATCCTGCTGGTCGCCTACGGGCTGACCACCATCGGCGCGATCCGGCTGATCTTCGTGCAGCGGCGGATGCCGGTGCCGATGTGGCAGGTGGTGATCCCGCTCGCCGCGCTCGGCCTGCTCGGCTACACGCTCTACCGCAACGTCATCCCCTATCCGGCGTCCGGTCCGGGGCACTGGTTCCCGATCGTCTCCGGCTGCTGGTTGCTCGCGGCCGTGGTCGCGGTCCTGGCGGCCCCGGGACCGGCCCGCAGGCTCGGTGGCCGGCTCACCGACTCCGAGGGCCTGCACCCGGCCACCGAGGAGAGTTGA
- the efeB gene encoding iron uptake transporter deferrochelatase/peroxidase subunit — protein sequence MTDTPDPATGCPHPHRRSFLRGAALGAAGAAVLGAGALATDRAAATTSSSGGGGGSGSGRRLPFEGVHQSGILTPPQAAATFVSFDAIAPDRASLQDLFRTLTDRIRFLTTGGTPPDVSIASVPSDSATLGPLVPSDGLTVTVGVGSSLFDHRYGLTARKPARLAPMPVFPDDHTVGSTELHGDISLQICADSRDTVMHALRDIAKHTRSGMQLNWKADGFHAAPRPTGTQRNQLGFKDGIANPDTTDPTVTDTLIWTRGGSDNEPAWTDGGSYQVIRIIRMLVEFWDRVSLHEQETMLGRRRDTGAPLDGTSESDIPDYATDPNGLRTPLTAHIRLANPRTTTTNNQQILRRGYNYDRGVDNNGNLDVGLLFCCYQQDVARQFQAVQTRLIGEPLVDYIQPTGGGYFFALPGVRGSNDHLASGLLT from the coding sequence ATGACCGACACCCCCGACCCCGCCACCGGCTGCCCCCACCCGCACCGCCGCTCGTTCCTGCGCGGCGCCGCGCTCGGCGCCGCCGGAGCCGCCGTCCTCGGCGCGGGCGCCCTCGCCACCGACCGGGCAGCGGCCACCACCAGCAGCAGCGGCGGCGGCGGCGGTTCCGGCTCGGGGCGGCGGCTGCCGTTCGAGGGCGTCCACCAGTCCGGCATCCTCACCCCGCCGCAGGCCGCCGCCACCTTCGTCTCCTTCGACGCCATCGCCCCCGACCGGGCCTCGCTCCAGGACCTGTTCCGCACCCTCACCGACCGGATCCGCTTCCTGACCACCGGCGGCACCCCACCCGACGTCAGCATCGCCTCGGTCCCCTCCGACAGCGCCACCCTGGGCCCGCTCGTCCCCAGCGACGGCCTGACCGTCACCGTCGGCGTCGGCTCCTCCCTGTTCGACCACCGCTACGGCCTGACCGCCCGCAAACCCGCCCGCCTGGCACCGATGCCGGTCTTCCCCGACGACCACACCGTCGGCTCCACCGAACTGCACGGCGACATCTCGCTGCAGATCTGCGCCGACTCCCGCGACACCGTGATGCACGCACTGCGCGACATCGCCAAGCACACCCGCTCCGGCATGCAGCTCAACTGGAAGGCCGACGGCTTCCACGCCGCACCACGGCCCACCGGCACCCAGCGCAACCAACTCGGCTTCAAGGACGGCATCGCCAACCCCGACACCACCGACCCCACCGTCACCGACACCCTGATCTGGACCCGCGGCGGCAGCGACAACGAACCCGCCTGGACCGACGGCGGCTCCTACCAGGTGATCCGGATCATCCGGATGCTGGTCGAGTTCTGGGACCGGGTCTCCCTGCACGAACAGGAGACCATGCTCGGCCGCCGCCGCGACACCGGCGCCCCCCTCGACGGCACCTCCGAGAGCGACATCCCCGACTACGCCACCGACCCCAACGGCCTACGCACCCCACTGACCGCACACATCCGCCTCGCCAACCCACGCACCACGACCACCAACAACCAACAGATCCTGCGCCGCGGCTACAACTACGACCGAGGCGTCGACAACAACGGCAACCTCGACGTCGGCCTCCTGTTCTGCTGCTACCAACAAGACGTGGCACGACAGTTCCAAGCAGTCCAGACCCGCCTCATCGGCGAACCCCTGGTCGACTACATCCAACCCACCGGCGGCGGCTACTTCTTCGCCCTCCCCGGCGTCCGCGGCAGCAACGACCACCTGGCATCCGGACTACTCACCTGA
- a CDS encoding EfeM/EfeO family lipoprotein, whose amino-acid sequence MRLPGGRRLPLRTTVAAGVAAVVLGGGLAAYAGTGSAVINVNEHDCASGGTGPTAGRQVLRLRDTARDPVQLYLIQPADNTVHAELQDFTPGTTRTLSATLGTGHYAFRCVFSNGTVLTSRDYTVTGTAPDAPPGVQPMPDLALGGPVTAYRAYVEHSLPRLLTDSRTLNTDLLAGDLTRARTDWLTAHLDYERLGAAYNTFQDFDDQINGTPDGLPQGTADPSWTGFLRIEYGLWHNQPPAELRPLTATLVKDVQALITDFPSEDTDPGDLPLRSHEILENALQFQLSGTDDYGSGTTLATVYANTQGTVAVLGTLTALIQPRDPALPASLHQWITTVQHDLLACRAPDGTWTAVAALPRARRQTLDGDLGQLLEQLATVPDLLTGRTSA is encoded by the coding sequence ATGAGACTCCCGGGCGGGCGGCGGTTGCCGCTGCGCACGACGGTCGCGGCCGGTGTCGCCGCCGTCGTGCTCGGTGGCGGCCTGGCGGCATACGCGGGCACCGGCTCCGCGGTGATCAACGTGAACGAGCACGACTGCGCCAGCGGCGGCACCGGCCCCACCGCCGGACGCCAGGTACTGCGACTGAGGGACACCGCCCGCGACCCGGTCCAGCTGTACCTGATCCAACCGGCCGACAACACCGTCCACGCCGAACTCCAGGACTTCACCCCGGGAACCACCCGCACCCTGTCCGCCACCCTCGGTACCGGGCACTACGCCTTCCGCTGCGTCTTCTCCAACGGCACCGTGCTCACCTCCCGCGACTACACCGTCACCGGGACCGCACCCGACGCCCCACCCGGCGTGCAACCCATGCCCGACCTGGCCCTGGGCGGACCGGTCACCGCCTACCGCGCGTACGTCGAGCACAGCCTGCCACGGCTGCTCACCGACAGCCGCACCCTCAACACCGACCTGCTCGCGGGCGACCTGACCCGGGCCCGCACCGACTGGCTCACCGCGCACCTGGACTACGAGCGCCTGGGCGCCGCCTACAACACCTTCCAGGACTTCGACGACCAGATCAACGGCACCCCCGACGGCCTGCCCCAGGGCACCGCCGACCCCTCCTGGACCGGGTTCCTCCGCATCGAGTACGGCCTGTGGCACAACCAGCCCCCGGCCGAACTACGCCCGCTGACAGCCACACTGGTCAAAGACGTGCAGGCACTGATCACCGACTTCCCCAGCGAGGACACCGACCCGGGCGACCTGCCCCTGCGCAGCCACGAGATCCTGGAGAACGCCCTGCAGTTCCAGCTCTCCGGCACCGACGACTACGGCAGCGGCACCACCCTGGCCACCGTCTACGCCAACACCCAGGGCACCGTGGCGGTGCTCGGCACGCTCACCGCGCTGATCCAGCCACGCGACCCGGCCCTACCGGCCTCCCTCCACCAGTGGATCACCACCGTGCAGCACGACCTGCTCGCCTGCCGCGCGCCCGACGGCACTTGGACAGCGGTCGCCGCACTGCCGCGCGCACGGCGACAGACCCTCGACGGCGACCTGGGCCAACTCCTGGAACAACTCGCCACCGTGCCCGACCTGCTCACCGGACGGACCTCCGCATGA
- a CDS encoding alkaline phosphatase family protein yields the protein MRLRSRTLWPIAATAAAAALGVAVLAPHSSPVSLSHSTKLTASSIPQYSHVVVVMEENHSYSDIIGDTSDAPYINSLASQGALLTSSFGVTHPSEPNYMALFSGSTDGLTADTCPVSAGSTANLGSELLGAGYTFKGYSEGLPKTGSTTCTSGNYARKHSPWINFSNVPTSDSLPFSSFPTNYSSLPTLSFVIPNLNDDMHNGTINEADTWLKSNISAYATWAKANNSLLIVTWDEDDYTENNQIPTIFVGASVNQGDYDETVNHYNLLATLEQMYGLTEVGSSSGATPITDVFN from the coding sequence ATGCGTCTGAGGTCCCGCACGCTCTGGCCGATCGCCGCCACCGCCGCTGCCGCCGCTCTCGGTGTGGCCGTACTTGCGCCCCACAGCTCCCCGGTCTCGCTGTCCCACTCCACCAAGCTCACCGCGAGCAGCATCCCCCAGTACTCGCACGTCGTGGTCGTGATGGAGGAGAACCACTCCTACTCCGACATCATCGGCGACACCAGCGACGCCCCGTACATCAACTCCCTTGCCTCGCAGGGCGCCCTGCTGACCTCGTCGTTCGGGGTCACCCACCCCAGCGAGCCCAACTACATGGCGCTGTTCTCCGGCAGCACCGACGGCCTGACCGCCGACACCTGCCCGGTCAGCGCGGGCAGCACCGCGAACCTGGGCTCCGAGCTGCTCGGCGCCGGCTACACCTTCAAGGGCTACTCCGAGGGCCTGCCCAAGACCGGCTCCACCACCTGCACCTCCGGCAACTACGCCCGCAAGCACTCGCCGTGGATCAACTTCAGCAACGTCCCCACCTCGGACTCGCTGCCGTTCTCGTCCTTCCCGACGAACTACTCCAGCCTGCCGACGCTGTCGTTCGTCATCCCGAACCTCAACGACGACATGCACAACGGCACCATCAACGAGGCCGACACCTGGCTGAAGAGCAACATCTCGGCGTACGCGACCTGGGCCAAGGCGAACAACAGCCTGCTCATCGTCACCTGGGACGAGGACGACTACACCGAGAACAACCAGATCCCCACGATCTTCGTCGGTGCCTCGGTCAACCAGGGCGACTACGACGAGACGGTCAACCACTACAACCTGCTCGCCACCCTTGAGCAGATGTACGGCCTGACCGAGGTCGGTTCCAGCTCGGGCGCCACCCCGATCACCGACGTCTTCAACTAG
- a CDS encoding ABC transporter ATP-binding protein → MTPIPPPPAAGPLLQALDVDVVRDGRHLLRAVSLTIEPGEHWAVLGANGAGKSTLLALLGATSHPSRGEVRVLGHRLGRVDLRELRTRIGHVNPRHPLRSRLSVRDVVLTGLTNSVELPPRWQPTPAQLAQADQLIGTLGIGRRADAAWTNLSQGERGRALIARALMPSPRLLLLDEPATGLDLPAREQLLTSLDELRLEHPALATVLVTHHLEELPASTTHALLLREGECVGIGPADEVVTTELVSACFGHPIRITRDEGRWAARAATRVAAD, encoded by the coding sequence TTGACTCCGATCCCCCCGCCGCCCGCCGCCGGTCCCCTGCTCCAGGCCCTGGACGTCGATGTCGTCCGCGACGGACGGCACCTGCTGCGCGCGGTCTCGCTCACCATCGAACCCGGCGAGCACTGGGCCGTGCTCGGCGCGAACGGCGCGGGCAAGAGCACGCTGCTGGCGCTGCTGGGCGCGACCAGCCACCCCAGCCGGGGGGAGGTGCGCGTGCTCGGGCACCGGCTCGGCCGCGTGGACCTGCGCGAGCTGCGTACCCGGATCGGCCATGTGAATCCCCGCCACCCGCTGCGCTCCCGGCTGTCGGTGCGCGACGTGGTGCTCACCGGGCTCACCAACAGCGTCGAGCTGCCGCCGCGCTGGCAGCCGACCCCGGCCCAACTCGCCCAGGCGGACCAGCTGATCGGGACGCTCGGCATCGGCCGCCGGGCCGACGCCGCGTGGACCAACCTGTCCCAGGGCGAGCGCGGACGGGCACTGATCGCCCGCGCGCTGATGCCGAGCCCCCGGCTGCTGCTGCTGGACGAGCCGGCCACCGGTCTCGACCTGCCCGCCCGCGAGCAGCTGCTCACCAGCCTGGACGAACTGCGGCTGGAGCATCCGGCGTTGGCGACGGTCCTGGTCACCCACCACCTGGAGGAGCTGCCCGCGAGCACCACCCACGCGCTGCTGCTGCGCGAGGGCGAGTGCGTGGGCATCGGACCGGCGGACGAGGTGGTGACCACCGAGCTGGTCAGTGCCTGTTTCGGGCACCCGATCCGGATCACCCGGGACGAGGGCCGCTGGGCCGCCCGGGCCGCCACCCGCGTGGCGGCGGACTGA
- a CDS encoding glycoside hydrolase family 9 protein codes for MRSSIRRPDLRTLLALAVGTGLVTAVVPLASAAAATTGQLRVDQVGYGTSDTKIAYLMTTAAVSGETYKLVNSAGTAVASGSVTTSSRGSWNSAYPDVYPIDFSTVTTAGTYHVVTSGTVAATSDTFQIEAPSTLYGGLVSAGVNFFQNQRDGADVITGGALNRQPAHLNDASATVYQTPDFIANSDGDTGDQISGNLTPISGASPVNVEGGWFDAGDYLKFTFTASYADDLLYASDLALGSNAPASLTAEAQYGTSWLNKMYNASTKTLYLQVGIGEGNESSYGGDHDLWRLPQADDSDSTAYDKYAAKNRPVFEAAAPGAKIDPDVVGRVAAAFAFAAQADAKAGDTADAATELANATSLYAQANTSPSGTLETADPEAYYPESIWHDAMELGATEIALAQQDLGDSSATYTPYLTQAGTWASDYIASDSGQDTLNLYDVSAIAHADLITALKNAGNPSVAVTPAALIANLKAQVASAATVSAADIFHEGGDYTNFDVDSHTFGFISTEALYQKASGDTEYAAFANEQRDWLLGDNAWGTSFMVGEGTTFPDCMGSQIPNILGNSSGTGAIDTGAVVNGPNGSSNFSGGLGGLLTGMVKCENDSYTTFTGHGSEYVDDVRSWQSSEPALDMSGSAVLAGALQGALGGGGGGQPGNDFSVAVSPASGSVAAGGSATATVSTAVASGSAEPVALTASGLPSGVTASFAPASVSSGTGSTLTLATTSATAAGSYPVTVTGTAASGSHTTSYTLTVTGSGGSPGGRTYEADQATLGGSADANSCSACLDGQKVSDIGGGSNGTVTFTGITEPSTGSYTLTVSYLSVGKARPATITVNGTTQTVTFAETSASSYNVIGTTTVTVTLNAGSGNTVEFSGSGTSGAPDLDHIVV; via the coding sequence ATGAGATCGTCAATTCGGCGTCCGGACCTGCGGACGCTGCTGGCACTGGCGGTAGGCACCGGACTGGTGACCGCCGTGGTGCCGCTGGCGTCGGCCGCGGCCGCGACCACCGGACAGCTGCGGGTGGACCAGGTCGGCTACGGCACCAGCGACACCAAGATCGCCTATCTGATGACCACCGCCGCCGTCTCGGGGGAGACCTACAAGCTGGTCAACTCCGCCGGTACCGCCGTGGCCAGCGGTTCGGTGACGACCAGCAGCCGGGGTTCGTGGAACTCGGCCTACCCGGACGTCTACCCGATCGACTTCTCGACGGTCACCACCGCCGGGACGTACCACGTGGTCACCAGCGGAACAGTGGCCGCGACCTCGGACACCTTCCAGATCGAGGCCCCGTCCACCCTCTACGGCGGCCTGGTCTCGGCCGGGGTGAACTTCTTCCAGAACCAGCGCGACGGCGCCGACGTGATCACCGGCGGCGCGCTGAACCGGCAGCCCGCGCACCTGAACGACGCCAGCGCCACGGTCTACCAGACGCCGGACTTCATCGCGAACAGCGACGGCGACACCGGCGACCAGATCAGCGGCAACCTGACGCCGATCTCCGGCGCCTCGCCGGTGAACGTCGAGGGCGGCTGGTTCGACGCGGGCGACTACCTGAAGTTCACCTTCACCGCCTCCTACGCGGACGACCTGCTGTACGCCTCGGACCTGGCGCTGGGCTCCAACGCCCCGGCCTCGCTGACCGCCGAGGCGCAGTACGGCACCAGCTGGCTGAACAAGATGTACAACGCCTCGACCAAGACCCTGTACCTCCAGGTCGGCATCGGCGAGGGCAACGAGAGCAGCTACGGCGGCGACCACGACCTGTGGCGGCTGCCGCAGGCCGACGACTCGGACAGCACGGCCTACGACAAGTACGCGGCGAAGAACCGGCCGGTGTTCGAGGCCGCCGCGCCGGGCGCCAAGATCGACCCGGACGTGGTCGGCCGGGTCGCCGCAGCGTTCGCCTTCGCCGCCCAGGCCGACGCCAAGGCCGGGGACACCGCCGACGCGGCGACCGAGCTGGCCAACGCCACCTCCCTCTACGCCCAGGCCAACACCAGCCCCAGCGGCACCCTGGAGACCGCCGACCCGGAGGCCTACTACCCGGAGTCGATCTGGCACGACGCGATGGAGCTGGGCGCCACCGAGATCGCCCTCGCCCAACAGGACCTCGGCGACTCCTCGGCGACGTACACCCCGTACCTGACCCAGGCCGGCACCTGGGCCTCGGACTACATCGCCAGCGACTCGGGACAGGACACGCTGAACCTGTACGACGTCAGCGCGATCGCCCACGCCGACCTGATCACGGCGCTGAAGAACGCGGGCAACCCCAGCGTCGCGGTCACCCCGGCGGCCCTGATCGCCAACCTGAAGGCCCAGGTGGCCTCGGCCGCCACGGTCTCGGCCGCCGACATCTTCCACGAGGGCGGTGACTACACCAACTTCGACGTGGACTCGCACACCTTCGGCTTCATCTCCACCGAGGCGCTCTACCAGAAGGCCAGCGGGGACACCGAGTACGCGGCCTTCGCCAACGAGCAGCGGGACTGGCTGCTCGGCGACAACGCCTGGGGCACCAGCTTCATGGTCGGCGAGGGCACCACCTTCCCGGACTGCATGGGCTCGCAGATCCCCAACATCCTCGGCAACAGCAGCGGCACCGGCGCGATCGACACCGGCGCCGTGGTCAACGGCCCCAACGGCTCCAGTAACTTCAGCGGCGGCCTGGGCGGCCTGCTGACCGGCATGGTCAAGTGCGAGAACGACTCGTACACCACCTTCACCGGGCACGGCAGCGAGTACGTGGACGACGTCCGCTCCTGGCAGAGCAGCGAGCCCGCGCTGGACATGAGCGGCAGCGCGGTCCTCGCCGGGGCACTGCAGGGGGCCCTCGGCGGCGGTGGTGGCGGCCAGCCCGGCAACGACTTCTCGGTGGCGGTCTCGCCCGCCTCGGGTTCGGTCGCCGCCGGGGGCTCGGCCACCGCGACCGTCAGCACCGCGGTCGCCTCCGGCAGCGCCGAGCCGGTCGCGCTGACCGCCTCCGGCCTGCCGTCCGGGGTCACCGCCTCCTTCGCCCCGGCCTCGGTCAGCTCCGGCACCGGCTCGACCCTCACCCTGGCCACCACCTCGGCCACCGCCGCGGGCAGCTACCCGGTCACCGTCACCGGCACCGCCGCCTCCGGCAGCCACACCACCAGCTACACCCTCACCGTCACCGGCAGCGGCGGCAGCCCCGGCGGCAGGACCTACGAGGCCGACCAGGCCACCCTCGGCGGCAGCGCCGACGCCAACAGCTGCTCGGCCTGCCTGGACGGCCAGAAGGTCAGCGACATCGGCGGCGGCTCCAACGGCACCGTCACCTTCACCGGCATCACCGAACCCAGCACCGGCAGCTACACCCTGACCGTCTCCTACCTCAGCGTCGGCAAGGCCCGACCCGCCACCATCACCGTCAACGGCACCACCCAGACCGTCACCTTCGCCGAAACCTCAGCCAGCAGCTACAACGTCATCGGCACCACCACCGTCACCGTCACCCTCAACGCCGGAAGCGGCAACACCGTCGAATTCTCCGGCAGCGGCACCAGCGGCGCCCCCGACCTCGACCACATCGTCGTCTGA